One window from the genome of Fervidobacterium thailandense encodes:
- a CDS encoding type II secretion system protein gives MKRGITLVEALISILIISMAIGIATLSVSRLMSAVYGNSKLVELSEILFNTCEELVYQDVSRIQEGSREIVYNGKKYVIRVRKEVLTPQYVFKRGDSIVAKPPELRTEPVTKVIVTVLDDQNRFVTAEIIPKQ, from the coding sequence ATGAAGAGAGGAATAACGTTAGTTGAGGCACTAATTTCAATACTCATCATCTCTATGGCAATCGGAATAGCCACGCTAAGTGTTTCCAGGCTCATGTCGGCAGTTTATGGAAATTCAAAACTCGTTGAGCTGTCGGAAATACTCTTCAACACATGCGAAGAGCTTGTTTATCAAGATGTCTCTCGAATTCAGGAAGGTTCCAGAGAGATTGTGTACAACGGTAAAAAGTACGTGATACGTGTAAGGAAAGAGGTTTTAACTCCGCAGTATGTATTCAAAAGAGGAGACAGTATTGTAGCAAAACCACCAGAGCTGAGAACGGAACCAGTTACAAAGGTAATTGTTACCGTTTTAGATGATCAGAACAGATTCGTTACAGCCGAAATTATTCCAAAACAATAA
- a CDS encoding pilus assembly FimT family protein — translation MKVRKGYTMTELMVGLVIIAIVLGISIPALYILATRLPTEATITTASERVLFLLADGRLLSISAEQPVKFRFSKISNGFLFQVFVDKELDGVPDDPNSVKEARLTTTEDRSYGEMKILFNGLELSNLEDFYIYDGVFIKYAQQNSSTEYSNYRIDFVLRNLRRSIVIRDSMPKIEETGR, via the coding sequence ATGAAAGTGAGAAAAGGTTACACTATGACGGAGTTAATGGTAGGATTGGTCATAATAGCGATCGTTCTTGGTATTAGTATTCCTGCCCTTTATATTCTTGCTACAAGGCTACCAACGGAGGCCACGATAACGACGGCTTCTGAGAGAGTTCTGTTTCTTCTTGCTGATGGTCGGCTTTTGAGCATTTCAGCCGAACAACCGGTAAAGTTTCGCTTTTCAAAGATAAGTAACGGTTTTTTGTTCCAGGTCTTTGTGGACAAGGAACTTGATGGCGTTCCCGACGACCCGAATTCCGTAAAGGAAGCAAGGCTTACCACCACGGAAGATAGGAGTTATGGAGAGATGAAAATCCTGTTCAACGGTTTAGAATTAAGCAACTTGGAGGATTTTTACATATACGATGGGGTGTTCATAAAGTACGCTCAGCAAAATTCTTCCACGGAATATTCGAATTACAGGATAGATTTCGTGTTGCGGAACCTGAGACGATCTATCGTCATTAGAGATTCCATGCCAAAGATAGAAGAAACTGGTAGGTGA
- a CDS encoding homocysteine biosynthesis protein, which yields MVRTIDEINEKIANGEAVVLTAEEFIKMCKEEGVKSAFKKVDVVTTGTFAPMCSSGAFINFGHTVPPMRMERIKLAGVPVYGGIAAVDGYLGATAESEEDPTFGGGHVIELLIRGEKLLLQAWGKGTDCYPRRYYEGLVDKHSINDFYLFNPRNAYQNYSAATNGSDRILYTYMGKLLPNYGNVTFSTSGELSPLLKDPKLRTIGVGTRIFLGGTIGYVAWYGTQFRTNVKEDENGVPMVPARTLALIGDAKKMSAEYVRGAYFKNYGVTLFVGVGVPIPVLDEEIAFYLSLSNRELKTEIRDYSRPEKPLIRVVTYSELFSGEVELFGKLVRTSPLSSLSKAREIANTLKEWVEKGRFYLTKPVEMLNEERALLTRPNDDLDILQNLEIDLEIERLKSSLHNECVGCGACISVCNFGALRFNETGKVTVIRNLCTGCRLCEDVCPIGLPLPEVEVLQVKRLEVNECNEGTCCK from the coding sequence ATGGTGAGAACGATAGATGAGATAAACGAAAAGATTGCCAACGGGGAAGCAGTTGTATTAACTGCCGAAGAGTTCATAAAAATGTGCAAGGAAGAGGGAGTTAAGTCGGCTTTTAAGAAAGTAGACGTGGTAACGACAGGGACCTTTGCACCTATGTGCTCCAGTGGTGCGTTCATCAACTTCGGACACACCGTTCCTCCAATGCGCATGGAGCGGATAAAACTGGCCGGTGTACCAGTGTACGGTGGTATCGCAGCCGTGGACGGTTACTTAGGAGCAACGGCTGAATCTGAGGAGGATCCAACGTTTGGCGGAGGGCATGTGATAGAACTACTCATACGTGGTGAAAAACTTCTCCTGCAAGCCTGGGGCAAGGGAACCGATTGCTATCCCAGACGGTATTATGAAGGCTTGGTGGACAAACACTCCATTAACGATTTTTACCTCTTCAATCCACGAAACGCTTACCAAAACTACTCAGCAGCGACGAACGGTTCAGATAGGATACTTTACACTTACATGGGGAAACTACTCCCAAACTATGGTAACGTCACGTTTTCGACCTCCGGTGAACTCAGCCCACTCTTGAAAGATCCCAAACTTAGAACTATTGGTGTAGGCACGAGGATCTTCTTAGGTGGTACGATTGGTTACGTGGCTTGGTATGGAACCCAGTTCAGAACGAACGTGAAAGAAGACGAAAACGGAGTACCAATGGTCCCTGCAAGAACTTTGGCATTAATCGGGGATGCGAAGAAGATGAGCGCTGAATACGTGAGAGGGGCATATTTCAAAAACTACGGTGTTACGTTGTTCGTTGGTGTTGGTGTACCTATTCCCGTACTCGACGAAGAAATTGCGTTTTATTTGAGCTTATCGAATCGCGAACTGAAGACCGAGATCAGGGATTATTCGAGACCTGAAAAGCCGTTGATTAGGGTTGTTACTTACAGCGAATTGTTCTCCGGAGAGGTTGAACTTTTCGGAAAACTGGTTAGAACCAGTCCGCTATCGAGCTTGTCGAAAGCAAGAGAAATTGCAAATACTTTGAAAGAGTGGGTGGAAAAGGGTAGGTTCTACCTGACAAAACCAGTAGAGATGCTAAATGAAGAGCGAGCTTTGTTGACAAGACCAAATGACGATTTGGATATCTTGCAAAATTTGGAAATCGATCTGGAAATAGAAAGATTGAAGTCCTCACTTCACAATGAGTGCGTAGGATGTGGAGCATGCATCAGTGTCTGTAACTTTGGGGCCCTGAGGTTTAACGAGACTGGGAAGGTAACTGTTATTCGCAATCTTTGTACCGGATGTAGACTTTGCGAGGATGTGTGTCCAATAGGGCTCCCTCTGCCTGAAGTAGAAGTCTTACAGGTGAAAAGACTGGAGGTAAACGAGTGTAATGAAGGTACCTGTTGCAAATAA
- a CDS encoding type II secretion system protein, which produces MLLRNRRGFTLTEVLIVLVILTIFFAILVTMVHGVVTAYRFSKTTLQALYAESYIRFFFDMLENELRWAGSGTHLMREGFSSSPPPTGDPDLHNQVRFGKMSGITRVRFSEVLDYLWIRTWGIDVRVEGQEIAFYLTYLKTYPVLFKRVPNITNRYVALNTGFVGKSNWVISASRLSTGANEYFSTLVNVSVTMPNGTPFTGGEIRKNDELNIVCPGNVKWHEYIYFVVESVGRGLFGIDFGEGFRRIRVAFNPSTRTIYVTKYSPVSGASITQRILENVKNFEIYLARQGGAGLDFERVDPATWNTRKPTVAVSQLVGFKFLIEWESPWLVGARPILIRKERVILLPEVLDSSM; this is translated from the coding sequence GTGCTTTTAAGAAATAGAAGAGGCTTTACTCTCACCGAAGTATTAATCGTTTTGGTAATATTAACGATATTTTTCGCTATCCTTGTCACAATGGTACACGGTGTGGTGACGGCGTACCGGTTTTCGAAAACCACACTTCAAGCACTTTATGCTGAGAGCTACATACGTTTCTTTTTCGACATGCTCGAAAACGAACTACGGTGGGCCGGCAGTGGCACGCATTTGATGAGGGAAGGTTTTTCTTCATCACCTCCACCAACAGGAGATCCGGATCTACACAATCAGGTTAGATTCGGTAAGATGTCCGGAATAACACGTGTTAGATTTTCCGAAGTTTTGGATTACCTGTGGATAAGAACATGGGGAATTGATGTTCGTGTCGAAGGTCAGGAAATAGCTTTCTACCTGACTTATTTAAAAACCTATCCCGTTCTATTTAAAAGAGTCCCTAACATTACGAATAGATATGTTGCATTAAACACCGGATTTGTCGGAAAGTCCAACTGGGTAATTTCAGCAAGTAGACTTTCAACAGGAGCAAACGAATATTTCTCAACTTTGGTGAACGTATCTGTCACAATGCCCAACGGAACACCATTTACCGGCGGCGAGATAAGGAAAAATGACGAATTGAACATAGTGTGTCCGGGAAATGTCAAATGGCACGAGTATATTTATTTTGTGGTTGAGTCAGTGGGTCGAGGACTGTTTGGTATTGATTTCGGAGAAGGTTTTCGTAGGATAAGGGTAGCCTTCAACCCTTCAACAAGGACAATCTACGTAACTAAATACTCGCCTGTATCCGGCGCAAGCATCACCCAGAGAATTCTCGAAAACGTGAAAAATTTTGAGATTTACCTTGCAAGGCAAGGTGGAGCCGGTTTGGATTTTGAAAGAGTTGATCCTGCGACCTGGAATACGAGAAAACCTACCGTTGCCGTTAGCCAACTTGTCGGTTTTAAATTTCTCATCGAATGGGAGTCACCGTGGCTTGTTGGAGCAAGACCAATTTTGATCAGGAAAGAACGCGTGATTTTATTGCCTGAAGTTCTTGATTCGAGTATGTAG
- a CDS encoding UPF0280 family protein — protein sequence MKVPVANKFYRTRLSDKYSRFFVRYKYTDLAIATDSFSVEMVDFAYDLVKDAYEMFEKLKVESSIFFETLEPIHIELKSNFALPTREIIDEMIHASFLAGVGPMAAVAGAIAQWVGKRLAERFCVRNVIVENGGDIYLKTEEEIKIGVFANFNSPFNRIAIVLPGGEYGVCTSSGKIGHSLSFGNADAVTVISTKAAIADAFATRYGNMVKIAEDLKKVTILAQEEMGDNFVGIIAILDDKIAVAGKTLRLEQA from the coding sequence ATGAAGGTACCTGTTGCAAATAAGTTTTACCGAACGCGTCTGAGTGATAAGTATTCCCGGTTTTTCGTACGCTATAAGTACACTGATTTGGCAATTGCGACGGACTCGTTTTCCGTGGAAATGGTTGATTTCGCTTACGACCTTGTCAAGGATGCTTACGAAATGTTCGAAAAGTTGAAAGTTGAGTCTTCTATTTTTTTCGAAACGCTGGAGCCTATTCACATAGAACTGAAAAGCAACTTCGCACTACCAACCAGGGAAATAATTGATGAAATGATTCACGCATCTTTCTTAGCTGGTGTTGGACCTATGGCCGCGGTTGCGGGAGCCATCGCTCAGTGGGTGGGAAAACGGTTGGCTGAACGCTTTTGTGTAAGAAATGTGATCGTTGAAAACGGCGGAGATATTTATCTGAAAACGGAGGAAGAGATAAAGATAGGAGTCTTTGCCAATTTCAATTCACCTTTCAACAGGATTGCCATAGTTCTTCCTGGTGGAGAGTACGGAGTTTGTACTTCGTCCGGGAAAATCGGACACTCGCTGAGTTTTGGAAATGCTGATGCGGTTACCGTTATTTCCACAAAGGCGGCTATAGCAGATGCTTTTGCGACTCGGTACGGTAACATGGTTAAAATTGCGGAAGATTTGAAAAAAGTAACTATTCTTGCTCAAGAGGAAATGGGAGACAACTTCGTAGGTATTATAGCAATCCTTGATGACAAAATCGCTGTTGCTGGGAAGACACTTCGCTTGGAGCAAGCGTGA
- a CDS encoding methylenetetrahydrofolate reductase, giving the protein MKIVDKISRQKVLSVEIIPPKKGGDVDEIFKTLDKLMEFDISFVNITRHPVEVEYVEFGDRIEKVYKMKRPGTVGLTAAILRRYGDEIEVVPHLICKGMNKFEMENLLIDLWIMGVENVFVVRGEETKTPQKGDYTYSYELVEQIAKMNEGKYLYMEIPERKTDFCIGVAGYPEKHFESPNLDEDISFLKRKIDAGAHFVITQMVFDANVYADFVERCRRVGVDVPILPGVKPVVSLKSVYAIPKKFFVNIPQSFLERMKDARTESEEFEIGVSFTVELINELLEKGAPGVHLFTMGRGKETCEVLKRLGRFS; this is encoded by the coding sequence ATGAAGATTGTCGACAAGATATCGCGTCAGAAAGTATTATCCGTTGAAATAATTCCTCCGAAAAAAGGTGGAGATGTAGATGAAATTTTCAAGACGTTAGATAAACTTATGGAGTTTGATATTTCGTTCGTAAACATCACAAGACACCCAGTGGAAGTGGAATACGTAGAGTTTGGAGATAGGATTGAAAAGGTGTACAAGATGAAGCGTCCGGGGACTGTCGGACTTACGGCTGCCATCTTAAGAAGGTATGGTGATGAGATTGAGGTTGTACCACATCTGATTTGCAAGGGTATGAACAAATTCGAGATGGAAAATTTACTCATTGATCTATGGATTATGGGTGTGGAAAATGTCTTTGTGGTACGCGGTGAGGAAACGAAGACACCACAGAAAGGAGATTACACATATTCTTACGAGTTAGTTGAACAGATTGCGAAGATGAACGAAGGGAAATACTTGTACATGGAGATTCCGGAAAGAAAAACGGACTTCTGCATCGGAGTAGCGGGGTATCCGGAAAAACATTTCGAGTCACCAAATTTAGATGAAGATATCTCATTCCTAAAGCGAAAAATTGATGCTGGAGCACATTTTGTGATAACTCAGATGGTCTTTGATGCAAATGTTTACGCTGATTTCGTCGAAAGATGCCGAAGAGTAGGTGTAGATGTGCCTATCTTGCCAGGAGTGAAACCGGTGGTGAGTTTGAAATCAGTTTACGCAATTCCAAAAAAATTCTTCGTCAACATTCCTCAAAGTTTTCTTGAGCGAATGAAAGATGCAAGAACAGAGAGTGAAGAATTCGAAATTGGAGTAAGCTTTACCGTCGAGTTGATAAACGAACTCCTCGAAAAAGGAGCTCCGGGGGTTCATTTATTCACCATGGGACGCGGCAAGGAAACGTGTGAGGTGTTGAAAAGATTAGGAAGATTTTCATAG